Proteins found in one Aspergillus chevalieri M1 DNA, chromosome 2, nearly complete sequence genomic segment:
- a CDS encoding cytochrome P450 (COG:Q;~EggNog:ENOG410PJ9D;~InterPro:IPR001128,IPR017972,IPR002401,IPR036396;~PFAM:PF00067;~go_function: GO:0005506 - iron ion binding [Evidence IEA];~go_function: GO:0016705 - oxidoreductase activity, acting on paired donors, with incorporation or reduction of molecular oxygen [Evidence IEA];~go_function: GO:0020037 - heme binding [Evidence IEA];~go_process: GO:0055114 - oxidation-reduction process [Evidence IEA]) — protein MSLSTLVGSLAVIFILKLLYDRIRSPLAHIPGPEISKWTGIVTIFYWFAGKKPNYVHSLHQKYGPVVRVSPEEVDICDVDAVKVIHRARGGYLKLARFYRTLSAVETVFSTTDPAFHSAHRRLLANPISDSSLTRFEPLISDRVHLAVNRMSNELESRGVMDVFKWWFYMTTDVIGELSFGESFRMLDSGEKNQYITDLQSLGAISPIRTTFPSLVLLAYRLPLPVFRKVSDMSKRLKEYAQQSIDRYKRVIEESDDPKPTLFTKLYNAGKDGMSDVEIRNDAQAYIVAGSDTTAITLTYLVYSVCKDVNVREKLVAEVASLPEGYTDRALRDLPYLNQVIDETLRLHTVVSMGLPRVVPQEGANLSGYQLPGGVAVATQAYSLHRKEDIFPEPYKFNPGRWETPSKQMKDASMPFGGGSRICIGIHLARMELRLATALFFRTFPQAHVSAKEGMSAEDMEMKSYFLMSPKGHRCLIEG, from the exons ATGTCATTATCAACGCTCGTCGGTTCTCTGGCCGTCATTTTTATCCTG AAACTGCTCTACGACAGGATTAGGAGCCCCTTAGCCCATATCCCCGGTCCCGAAATTTCGAAATGGACGGGAATAGTCACCATATTCTACTGGTTTGCTGGAAAGAAGCCAAACTATGTGCATTCCCTACATCAGAAATATGGCCCTGTTGTTCGCGTTAGTCCCGAGGAGGTCGATATTTGCGATGTTGATGCCGTAAAGGTAATCCACAGAGCCAGAGGAGGGTATCTCAAACTGGCACGGTTCTATCGCACGTTGTCGGCCGTTGAGACTGTGTTTTCCACTACAGACCCGGCGTTTCATTCCGCTCATCGACGTCTGCTCGCGAATCCTATCTCGGACTCTTCTCTGACACGTTTTGAGCCGCTTATCTCTGATAGAGTTCACTTGGCTGTTAATAGGATGTCTAACGAGCTAGAGTCTCGTGGCGTTATGGACGTGTTCAAATGGTGGTTCTACATGACAACCGATGTCATCGGGGAATTGAGCTTTGGCGAGTCATTCCGCATGTTGGATTCCGGAGAG AAAAACCAATACATCACGGATCTTCAAAGTCTTGGCGCGATCTCGCCCATCCGAACAACGTTCCCTTCGCTCGTGCTACTGGCATATCGTCTCCCTCTCCCCGTCTTCCGAAAAGTATCCGACATGAGCAAGAGATTGAAAGAATACGCCCAACAATCAATCGACCGTTACAAGCGCGTGATTGAAGAAAGCGACGACCCAAAGCCCACCCTGTTCACTAAGCTGTACAACGCCGGCAAAGATGGCATGTCTGACGTCGAAATTAGAAACGACGCGCAGGCATATATAGTCGCCGGAAGTGACACAACCGCTATCACTTTGACCTATCTCGTCTATTCAGTCTGCAAGGATGTGAATGTCCGCGAGAAACTCGTGGCCGAGGTCGCTTCTCTTCCGGAGGGGTACACTGACAGAGCACTTCGGGATTTACCCTATCTCAACCAGGTCATCGACGAGACTTTGCGGTTGCATACTGTGGTTTCTATGGGTTTGCCGAGGGTTGTTCCGCAAGAGGGGGCAAACTTGTCCGGTTATCAGCTTCCTGGTGGCGTTGCTGTTGCTACGCAGGCATATAGTCTCCACCGCAAGGAAGATATATTTCCTGAACCATATAA ATTCAACCCTGGGCGATGGGAAACCCCTAGTAAACAAATGAAAGATGCCTCTATGCCATTTGGTGGAGGCTCACGCA TCTGCATCGGCATACACCTTGCCCGCATGGAACTACGTCTAGCAACAGCACTTTTCTTTCGGACCTTCCCGCAGGCCCACGTATCAGCAAAGGAAGGAATGTCAGCCGAGGATATGGAGATGAAGAGCTACTTCTTGATGTCACCGAAGGGGCATCGCTGTCTTATTGAAGGGTAG